One Candidatus Cloacimonadota bacterium genomic window, TCAATCTTCAAAATAGCAACATCATGGACACTATCGATCCCGATCAATTTGCCATCGAACTGTCTTTCATCAGATAAGATTATCTTTATTTGAGTAGCACCCTCGACAACATGCGAATTGGTAATAATATAACCGTCGTCATTGAAAATAACACCTGAACCAATACTTTTTATATCCCGTTTATAAGGAAAATTATCAAAAAAACCAAAGAAGGGATTATCAAACGGATTCGTATATCTGCGAATGATCTGCGTCTTGATCACATTCACACTTACAACTGCCGGCTGCACCAATTCAACCGCTCTGGTTATAGCGTTCGTACGGGAAACAAAGATTTCATCCGTATCACTTTGTTTCTGCTTCCGGTAATCATCTGCAACGGAAGTTTTGTAAATACCCGGTTCATTGATTTCTAATTCCGGTAAATCGACTTTCTTATTTGTATTCTTATTATTAAAAATAAAAATCGCAATAAGAATAATCAGTAAAATTAGGATTACATTATTTCTGCTCATCTTGGACTCCTTAAAATTTATAGTTTTTCATTCTCAATTATTTTTTTAAATAAAATCTATCAATTCTTTTGCTTGGGGAATTAGTTCCTCAACCTGTTTTTTCTCTGCATAAAATAAATCCGTATAATCACTTTCAGATCTGAAATCAAAAAGTAAAT contains:
- a CDS encoding HEPN domain-containing protein; its protein translation is LLFDFRSESDYTDLFYAEKKQVEELIPQAKELIDFI